A window from Branchiostoma lanceolatum isolate klBraLanc5 chromosome 9, klBraLanc5.hap2, whole genome shotgun sequence encodes these proteins:
- the LOC136442516 gene encoding protein CutA homolog isoform X2, translating into MRTYLWAGARRLFSVMADTTPYTSGTHSACFVTVPDEEVGKKIARGLVQNKLAACVNIIPKIISVYEWEGKVEEDGELLLMIKTRTSKVAALTDFVRKNHPYDVPEVISTKLDQGNPAYMKWLGETVPDN; encoded by the exons ATGCGGACCTACCTGTGGGCGGGGGCACGACGACTGTTCAGCGTGATGGCAGACACTACACCCTACACCTCAGGCACGCACTCCGCATGCTTCGTCACCGTGCCTGATGAGGAGGTGGGCAAGAAAATAGCCAG GGGCCTGGTGCAAAACAAGCTGGCAGCCTGTGTCAACATCATACCTAAGATCATCTCTGT CTATGAGTGGGAGGGAAAGGTGGAGGAAGATGGAGAACTGCTACTG ATGATCAAGACTAGGACAAGCAAGGTGGCAGCATTGACAGATTTTGTGAG AAAGAACCACCCATACGATGTTCCTGAGGTCATCAGCACCAAG CTTGACCAAGGGAACCCTGCCTACATGAAGTGGCTGGGTGAAACTGTACCTGACAACTAG
- the LOC136442516 gene encoding protein CutA homolog isoform X1, whose product MPKQIAAGILVLLVSCVLMRTYLWAGARRLFSVMADTTPYTSGTHSACFVTVPDEEVGKKIARGLVQNKLAACVNIIPKIISVYEWEGKVEEDGELLLMIKTRTSKVAALTDFVRKNHPYDVPEVISTKLDQGNPAYMKWLGETVPDN is encoded by the exons ATGCCTAAGCAGATAGCTGCTGGAATACTG GTGTTGCTAGTCAGCTGTGTGTTGATGCGGACCTACCTGTGGGCGGGGGCACGACGACTGTTCAGCGTGATGGCAGACACTACACCCTACACCTCAGGCACGCACTCCGCATGCTTCGTCACCGTGCCTGATGAGGAGGTGGGCAAGAAAATAGCCAG GGGCCTGGTGCAAAACAAGCTGGCAGCCTGTGTCAACATCATACCTAAGATCATCTCTGT CTATGAGTGGGAGGGAAAGGTGGAGGAAGATGGAGAACTGCTACTG ATGATCAAGACTAGGACAAGCAAGGTGGCAGCATTGACAGATTTTGTGAG AAAGAACCACCCATACGATGTTCCTGAGGTCATCAGCACCAAG CTTGACCAAGGGAACCCTGCCTACATGAAGTGGCTGGGTGAAACTGTACCTGACAACTAG